The Halichoerus grypus chromosome 14, mHalGry1.hap1.1, whole genome shotgun sequence genomic interval AGGAGCAATTGCCTATGAAGGACAAACACCAGATGACCGGGTAAGGACCCAGAGGCAACTCCGGCCCTTGCACACTGGCCTGTTCATAGGTTCAGTTGTGTGTTGAATTTCAGTCACTTAGCTAATCAGGGCTAAGAGTTGGGCTTGTGTTCACTACAGAGCCCAGAATATCCTGCTGTCAGTaatagagaagaaggaagaggcatGATCCCTGTATAAACTGACAGGCCAGACACATTGTTTTCTTTGGTGGAAGTTTCAAATTTAGGAAACTCTCAAtctttgtgtctctgtctctctttctcttcctaaaTTACTGTAATGACTTCCAAAAAGCTAGCAAAACTGATTACAAAAGTTCATTAAAGTAAGAAGGATACTAAGGGAATCAAAGTCGTTGAATAGATATGAATTAGTTCCACAAATTTTTGTGGAAAACAGAGGTTTCAACAGCAGTTGAGGGAATGAAAAAGATGTGGTTTcctggagaagaggaagaagagagaggtagATATGTGAAAACTCGAACCCAGGAACTTGGTTGACCTTGAGCCAATTACTGAATCATAATAGTCTCAGTGGTTGATGGCTGCAACTGTAACAACATTGATACAACCCAACATCCATGACAGATAGGATTACACCTGCTGACCAGCAGAAACAGGGTCCAGAGGAGCAGAGATCCTCATGAACACGCTCCCAGAggttctggctaggacttcctcCTGGCCATCAGCTTCCTCAGGCCCCTTTCCATGTCTTTGTTTCTCAGACTGTAGATAAAAGGATTTAGCATGGAGGACAGAACTGTGTAGGCAAGTGTTGCCACGTGATCTCTAACAGTGTAGGTGGACAAGGGCTGTAAATAGACATAAAAGATGCTTCCATAAAAGAGTGTTACCATAGTGAGGTGAGACCCACAGGTGGAAAAGGCTTTGCGTTTCCCAGCAGCTGAGGGTATCTTGAGAACTGTGATGAAAATTCGTATGTAAGAGAAAGTAATGCACAGAAAGGGGGTCACCAAAACAACAGAACCTTCTGACATTATCACAATTTCATTGACAAATGTGGAAGAGCAGGACAATTTTAGCAGAGGGTTGATGTCACAGAGGAAATGATGGATAACACTGGAGTCACAGAAATCGAGACGATTCAGTAGCAGTGTATGTAGGAGTGAGTGGAGGTGAGAAAATGAACAGGAAAAGGCCACCAGCAGGACACAGCGGTGGTGGTTCATGGTGGTGACATAGTGGAAGGGGTCACAGATGGCCACATAGCGGTCAAAAGCCATGACCACCAGAAGGCCGCTGTCAGTGTTGCCCAGAGCATAAATGAAATACATCTGTGTCAGACACCCAGCATAGGAGATGGTCTTCTCTGACAGGAAGTTCACTAACATCCTGGGGACAATGGTTGTTGTAAAGCAAATGTCAGTGAAGGACAGgaaactcaagaagaaatacatGGGGTTCTGGAGCTGGGAGTCAGAGTGGATGGCCAGGATGATGAGTAGGTTCCCTATTATGGTGACCAGGTATATGGTGAGGAAGAGGATAAAGAGTGGCTTCTGGTCTTCAGGCCGGGAGGAGAGTCCCAAGAGGATGAACTCAGAGACACTACTGGTTTGGTTGACTTTTTCCATGGTCACAGAGCCAACTAAACAGAGAATCTTAccatttaacacacacacattgctTTCATAACTGTAATCACAAACAAGCCAATAAGTATGTTTCTACCTACCTTTACTTTCCACCCATAAAGCTTTCCTTTACTTTCCACTCCTTAGCTACCATGTGGACAAGTTGTCAAATTTGTGGTCCTTGGTGCTGCCCTCCCTTCTCAGCTTGCTGACTTCACATGTTTCTGGTGTTGACAGCATGGACTTCTGGaagaagaattttcttttagaaacaaagCTTAACTAATTCAGCTtaatattaaatcttaaaaataattgtttactgagtacctactttgTGAAAAATACTCTCTGGGAGTAGGGACACCATTATGAAAAAAGCAGAGACAAACCTGGCATGGAGGATTGAtcttttatctatctatatctatctatctatctatctatctatctatctatctatctatctatcatgtatctatcatcatcatctatctatcatcagaTAGTTCTAccttctataaagaaaaataaaccacgTAAGAGGATAGAGACTGACAAAGGTAGGGTTGGGAATTTATCTTAGATTAGATGGTTTCATTTTTGTCTATATCaaaacaaattttcagttatgtCATGCTAAGCTTTATCTTTGAACCTCCTTTCCAAAAAAGGAGATTTGATGAAATATTCAACAAGGAAATCAGAGGAATAATGAACCCAGGTCAACAAAGTTTTACTGTCATACTTGGTTTATCTTTAGAGGTACTTATTTAGAAGCTCATATTCCTTAGTGAACGTCAACCTATCAGTATCAGTCCATATAAATCCTTGTCTTAAATTTACTTTCTACCTATTTTTCCTCTGGTTTCCTAAGTCAGATCATGTTCCTACATCTTGGATATCCAACCATTAAGCAAGCTTATGTCCTTCCATGCCagcatccatttgtttatttagttaTGTATATATTGTTGAAAAagatattattgttttgtttaggTATGTTTTACTTCCATTTACTTCAATAATTACTGCAATAATACGTGGCATATATcgcattctggtttttttttcctgtctctatATAATTCTTTGGATATCTTTCAATGttctgattcttttcttctaACTCTTTCCATTGTATGCATGTGGCTCACTTGACTTACTGTTTCCCTAAATGTCCTCTAAATCTTTGCTGCCATGAACAACATAGATTCAGATATCCTCATGCCTACAAagtgttttaaattattcatcCAGACATTGAGAATGGGCACATTGGATAGGCatgtttttaataacatttcaaagaatggctatttattaatttgttcatACAATTAAATGGCTAGTTTCCAGTTGGTTAATATCAGGCAAgtaattaaatatctttaaatttcagtgttttaTCTGTGAATAGCTATACTAACATTTTTCCCGTAATATTTTTTGAGGTTTTCATGTTATAATGTGCTTAAAGTACTTAGAATGGTTCCAGGAacagagtaaatatttgatgccacagagtaaatatttgatgtattttcttCCCCATCACCATTGGTGCCAATGATTTTTTCCCCAACTAGGTATTTATACATGTTATCAAAAGTAATGAATCTGAATAGTAAAATAACCCTAGCCCACATACTTTAATGCTCTAATGGTCAAATTGACCTTAATATGAATTTACAAAGCTTTTCTAGAAGGTGTATTTGTCCATGCTTTGAATAATCTGAGAGTGAATCAATAATTAAGCTCTTATCTCATACAGGTGGAAATTTGTTTAATCCTCACTGTAAACTTATGAGAAataaactattattattcccacttttttctgatgaggaaacagatagAGAGAGTAACAATAATTTGCTAAACTCACACATCAAGTAAATGGCAGAAACAGGTTTCAAACCCAGGTCTATTCTGAATTTCAAGGTTTAACCACTATGTGTCTTCTCAGATttttgtaaaactataaaatatatctgaaacaATCATGCACAGGATCTATTTTTTTCCAACTTGATCGTTTTCTATTTTAACAGACACACATGTCCCacacattttttccttaaatgttttttgTCCCACATTAAAAACAGACCTTTGCTGTTACAATGGGAAATCTATTTTTTCTGTGTTGAACAGATTGCAGAATTTGAAAATTCTAGTATACATGATCGATTGGCAACAAAAAGGGGCAGTTTGGTCTTGGGTGGCCGGTGCATTATGTGTGTATTGAGTCAAGGGTGGTAGAAAGTGCACTGGACTTGGAAGCACAAAGTGGAGGTGTGTACTTGACCTCTATCACCTGTGCACTGAGTGATTTTAGGTATTCTAAAGAGCTAATGAAACATGACATATAAGTACAGCTTGTAAAATATACATCAGCAAAAATAAGTTATTTGTGAAGGGAATGCCTGGGGAGCGTGAGATGAAGATTTAAAGTGATCAAGTGAGGTTGGATACCCCTGTGTCTCATCTGGGTTGAGTACTTGGCAAAAATGGAAGGAAGTTTTGGAAGTGAAAATCTAAGGGAATCGTTCTAAAAGTCTGGGATGTGTCAGGGAAGaggacttgtgtgtgtgtgtgtgtgtgtgtgtgtgtgtgtgtgtcttttctaCTAAACTCCCCTTATCCACTTACTGATAATCTGGTTCCTCAAAACCATAGGATAATGATATACACTGGCCCAGAGATCAAAGAGGGTGGTCATAAAATATAAAGCCAGACTTAAATGTTAGGCTGAAATCTGATATATTGTGTCCATATGATTTTTGGAGCCAAAGGAGCCAAAAGGAGGCTGAAATAAGTACCCAGGTGAGGTGGATGGTCAGGTGGGCAGCCAGTGTGCTGGTGTTCACTTTCTATATCCAGATATCTTCTCACTGttcccagtttaaaaaaatcttttctctctcctgaatCACTTTCCCAAATTGGTTATGTTTACCTACCAGTCAAAGCTGACCTTTTGACTTTCTAGCCAGTGATGAGCAAGAACggttgggaagaaggaaaaaagcagaTAGATTGCTCTAGATTCCAGAGGGAAATAGTATTTTCCTGATTCTGCCTCAATTCCTGTCTATTTCTCATCCTCTGTCTCTCAGCATCATTCAGTTTTTCTCTGCTCCCCACTGTAGAAGGCAGAGATGCCCAGACTCACTGTAGCAGGAACTCTCCTGGTCAGGGAAACCCTGTGGGCTTCTCATGGGTTTGCCTCTGCTCTCCTGGACTCCTTTGGGTCCTTGTTGGGCTGAGGGTGCTTGGTGTGCTCATTCCAACCCGACTCCTCAAGAGAGTTTGCTCTGACAGAAATCACAATGGCCACAGAAATGAGTGGAGCTGCTCTCAGGGGGACCATGAACTCCTGGGCCACCTTCTAAAGATTTTGACTATTTCCAGAGCCTTTTAAACTTACCATAACATCTCCAGGGCATGCTTTAGTGTCCTCAAGTGTAGGGTAATCAAAGGTGATAgtatatgcacatgtgtgtgtgtgtgtgtgtgtgtgtgtgtgtgtgtatttggtaGGTAGGGAGTGTTATAGTTTGGGTTCTCCAGGAAGCAGACTTTCAGATGGAGATTAGCCTGCAGGATATTTATTACAGTGTGCTCTAGGGATCCACAACtgtggaagggagagaaggaagcagagctggacagagggagaaggtgggttGTGATACAGTCCTCATGAAGGTCTCAGCTGACCCTACTGGGAGCTCTGGAGCTAAGATGTCAAGAAGGACAGCTCTTTATATCCCCATGTTGATCATGGGTGTAGGCTGGCCCTGGAAGGAAGGATGTTCGGGTGTAGCAGTTTCTTTCAGCCGAGGTCATCCCCAAAGAGAGCTTAAAGCTGAGGACTATCTTACAAGGCTACCCTTGATGAGCTATAGTACATTCATTATCCATCTTTGACCTGCACTTACAGAGTGAGCTGACCCACTTGTGAGCCATGTTCAGGCATTTCCCTCCTCTGTCAGCTGGTTATAGGGCATATTCTATGCAGCCATAGCTTTCCAATCCCTCTCCTAGATAACCTAGTTCCTATAAAGGATACTGATATCATGGATCCCCTGCATCTTTACAGTGCTTATCTTCTACCCTCAAGACTGTGTCTCGCTAAGGCTCCAACTTGCTAGCAACTTCTTGGTTATCTGGTCCAATTACCATGGTGTCATTGATACAGTGGAGTAGTGTGATGTTCTATGGGATATCCAGATTGTCTGCATGTTTTTGGACTCTACTATGACAGAATTCAAAAGAGTTAACAGAGCCCTGAGGAAAAACATATACCATTTCCATTCAAAGCGCATGCAAACTGTTTCTGATCCTTTTATGTGTTAGGGGTGGAAAATAATGCATCCACCAGATCAGTGGCTGCAAATCATGTGCCTGAGGCCACATCCTAGTCTTCGGTGGCAAATATACCAATCTGGTAGGATGGCTGAGATTGAGGCTACTACTTGGTTGAGTTTGCAATAGTCCATTGTCACCTTCCAGGGTCTGTCTGGTTTTTGTAGGGACTCAAGTGGTGAATTAAGGAGAGAAATAATGGACATTCACCCTGGCATGCTTTCTCTGCCATTCCCCTgggatatattattttttatttattacccTGACTTGCGATGGGCAGTTTCAGGAGCTTCCCACAGGCCAGGGATCCAATGTGGGGTATGTGCCAACTGCCAAGTGTAtctttgtaattatatattagGAGACTAGTGAAATCACACAGTGGGTCTGCAGATTAAGTGGACCCACTGTATAAGTGATTTGGACCAGTACTCCATTTAAAACCTTGTCCCCATATGCATCCTCTCTAACAACGAAACCATGATGACATTTCCGCTTTTAAAGCTGCCCAAGTAAATGGCTATAGGTACCCCTGGGGAAAGACAGGGAGAATCATCATGGGTATTCTCCCTATAGTGTTGCATGGCTCTTCCTCCTTGGGATGTGGCCTCTCCATCAGTGAGTGGATTCTGGGACTGAAAAGTGACTCAGGTCTAAAAACCAAGCAAGGGACTAGAATGTTTTATTGAATATTCAGTCTCCTCATAAATCCTTGATTTCCTTTGTTCATAGAGATGGAGAAATATCCCTTATTGGTTGCTGATCTATTTTCCCCTAGCAACTCCATCTCCATAATTCTTCCCTGGTGAGGATTCCTTGACTGGCACTCTGACCTCACCACTTCTGAaggttaattttctgtgtcaagATGGCTGGGGCTACAGTACCTAGTTAACCAAATTCTAATTTAGATGTTGCTATGGAGGTATTTTGTAGATAAGACTGACatctacaatcagttgactttaagtaaaggaacacaatttaagtaaataaagtaaaatattttataaaggaaaaatatgtaagtaaaatagaataatgttaagtaaaggagattactCTTatttaatcagttgaaggccttaagaatataagcaaaaactgaggtttcctggAGAAGAGACTCTGGTTCAAGAGTGCCTGAATTTCCAGCCTGCAGGTCTGTCTGCATTTgtggattttggacttgccagctcCCACAACTGCATAAGCcaattcttttgatttattttatgtattttttattagtttcagaggtagaatttagtgatttatcagttgcatataacacccaatgcttattacatcaagtgccctccttaatgcccatcacccaattatcccttcccccattcacctcccctctagcaaccctcagtttgtttcctagagctcagcatctcttatggtttgtctccctttcaattttcatcttattttatttttccttcccttcccctatgttcatctgttttgtttctttttttttttttaagattttatttatttatttgacagagagagagagagcacaagcagggggagcagcaggcagagagagggggagaagctggctccccactaggcaaggagcctgatgtggggctcgatcccaggaccatgggatcatgacttgaactgaaggcagacacttaacagactgagccacccaggtgctctatctgttttgcttcttaaattccacatgagtgaaatcatctgatatttgtctttttctgactgacttatttcacttagcataataccctctagttccatccacatcattgcaaatggctagatttcattctttttgatggccaagtaatattccactgtctatatataccatatcttctttatccagtcatctgtcgatggacatctcagctctttccacagtttggctattgtggacattgctgctataaacattggagtacaTGTGCcctttcaaatcactatgtttgtatcctttggataaatacctagtagtgccattgctggggcattgggtagctctctttttaactttttgaggaatgtccttactgttttccagagtggtgtaccagtttgcattcccaccaacagtgggggagggttcccctttctgggcatccttgccaacatctgttgtttcctgacttgttaatttaagtcattctgactggtatgaagtggtatctcattgtggttttgatttgtttttccctgatgtcaagtgatgtggagcattttttcatgtgtctgttggccatttggatgtcttctttggagaaatgtctgttcatgtcttctgcccatttcttaactggactatttgttttttgggtgttgagtttgataagttcatttattttttcaaagttttttttaaagattttatttatatatttcagaacgagagagagagcaagaaagagagagagagagagaacatgagcagggggagggacagagggagagggagaagcagactccccagtgagcagagagcccaatgtgggactcaatcatGGATGAAAGAGGTCTAAAAACCAAGCAAGGGACTAGAATGTTTTATTGAATATTCAGTCTCCTCATAAATCCTTGATTTCCTTTGTTCATAGAGATGGAGAAATATCCCTTATTGGTTGCTGATCTATTTTCCCCTAGCAA includes:
- the LOC118545520 gene encoding olfactory receptor 1L8-like; protein product: MEKVNQTSSVSEFILLGLSSRPEDQKPLFILFLTIYLVTIIGNLLIILAIHSDSQLQNPMYFFLSFLSFTDICFTTTIVPRMLVNFLSEKTISYAGCLTQMYFIYALGNTDSGLLVVMAFDRYVAICDPFHYVTTMNHHRCVLLVAFSCSFSHLHSLLHTLLLNRLDFCDSSVIHHFLCDINPLLKLSCSSTFVNEIVIMSEGSVVLVTPFLCITFSYIRIFITVLKIPSAAGKRKAFSTCGSHLTMVTLFYGSIFYVYLQPLSTYTVRDHVATLAYTVLSSMLNPFIYSLRNKDMERGLRKLMARRKS